The Methanothermobacter sp. DNA window TGGACTGGCAGGACATTGGCAATTTCGTTATATTTACCTATAACGAAGTAACACTTTTTTGTCAAACACATTAAAGAAAAAGTTCCATCCAAATAAAATAAAAATAATAAAATGAAGAATGTTCTAGTCCTCGGGCATTTCTATTTCTAGGTGTGCGAGGCTCCTTGCGATGACTATGGTTGCAATAACAGCAAGTATGGTGACAATAATTGCATAGACAAACAACCCAGTAAGAGCATTCCCAGCCTTAAAAAACAATTGTATTAATGCTTTGATGGCCTCATTCCATGCTAGAGCTGCTATAAGTCCAAAAGCTGTTGTTATAAGAGTCGCCATTGTCTTAATAATCTCTTTTTTTATTTCACTCATCTAATCACCCCCCTCAATTTTAAACGCTTGGAGCATATCTCCCAATAATAAATTCAGATTTTCAAGAATAAATACTTTTAAAAAATACGCTCTCTAAAAACTTTTAAAAGTCATCTACAAAGTTTTATTCATCCACAAAAAATGTGATGATCAATATAATAGGTAGAAAACATTCCAATAAGACTATAAGTGTGTAAATTTCAACCTTACAACAATACACATTGAATTAATAAAATTTTGACCTGTATTTGGAATATAAGAGAAATTTATGCTACGCAATACTAAAATTAATATCAAAATAAAAAGATAAATAATAATACCTTAAATTATAAGTAGGTGCTTTTTTCATGAGGAGAACAGGTCATGCTAATTTGCCACTTCATGGTGGACATGCTCCAAGATGGCTCTTTAAACGGATGGTGAGACTCGCCAAGGCCATAACCTCTATCATAATAGACGAATATGGTACCCAAGAATTCCTATCACGAATTTCTGATCCATTCTGGTTCCAATCCTTTTCGTGTATCCTAGGCTTTGACTGGCACTCTTCCGGAACCACCACAACTACCTGCGCAGCCCTAAAACATGCCATCAACCCAATGGAACATGGCATTTTAGTGGCCGGCGGAAAAGGTAAAGCCTCAAGGAAAACACCCATCGAATTAAGAGGTGCTGAAAAATTCTTTAACCTCGAAGCCCAGGATTTGATACGTACAAGTCGTCTAGTGGCAAAAGTCGACAACACATGCATACAAGACTCATACCAATTATACCATCATACCTTCATAGTAGACGAAAACGGAGAATGGAGCGTAATCCAACAAGGATTCAACAAGAAGAGAAGATATGCACGACGCTATCACTGGTCAAGCCAAAAACTAGACGATTTTGTTGAAAACCCCCACACAGGTATCACAAGTTCTATCAGGGAAGGAAAAGTTCTGAACATGACAGCCACTAAGAGCAGAAATGCAAGAAACATAAGCTTAGAAATAGTATGTGATGGCCCAGAACACTTAAAAAGATACATTACAGGGCAAACAACACTCTACAATTATAGTATACTCGAAATGCCACCAAACCATGAAATACGGCGGATAAACCTATCAGAAGCAGACTTTCAAATATTACAAAGGGCCTATGAAATACAACCAGAAAATTACGAAACCCTTATCCTGATTAGGGGTATGGGTCCCAAGAAGATAAGGGCTTTGGCACTCCTTTCAGACCTTATATATGGTGAGCCTCCAAGTTGGGAGGATCCTGTAAAGTACACCTTCGCCCATGGTGGCAAGGACGGCCACCCATACCCAGTAGAAAAGAAAGTATATGATAATACGATTCAATTCCTCGAGGAAGCGGTTAATGAATCAAAATTAGACAAGGAGGATAAACTGCGAGCGCTCAAATCCCTAGAATATTTCATATCCAAAGGATCAGCATGAATCCTAAGTTCCTGCTTCTTCAATGTAATGAGACTTATAAGCTAGGGGGATCTATCAGATAAAGGGAGGATGATTTGGATGGGGACAAGTATAAAATTGATTTTTTATTTCATCCTTGGTGGTGTTGTTGTAAGTTTAACCACATACTTCGGAAGTAAAGAGAAGGGCGTTTTAGCGGCTTTTATTGCCATGTTCCCATCTGTAACAGTTCTCACATTGTCCACGATTTATCTGGAGGCTGGTATGCGACCTGTACTATCATATCTTAAAGGTTTGCTCCTTCTAACCCCTATTTGGATTTTATACCTTATTTGCCTGGTTTATATGGTTCCTAGGCATGGTTTCTGGCCAGCTTTAGCCTCTGGAGTGGCCCTATATCTTATCCTAGCCTGGCTGATAACATTCGGATTCTAAGGAGTTATACTCCACCTACTTCTAAAAGTTCGAAAAATTCTTTTATGATCTCCCTTGTTATAGGGTCTATACTTTTTGTAGGACCCGTTTGGGGTTTGTATATCCGGGCTTCATCTCTCTTGGATGCGTTTATGACTATTTTTTCCTCCCCCCAGTGGCGTGATGGGTCTATAACCAAAATATCAAGTTTCTCATAATATTCAATGTTCACGAAACCGCCGCATCTCCCAGGATATATTATGGTGGTCCTTAGTGGAACTTCTACTATTCTGCATGCCTCTAGAAAATCAGTGAAAGGTTCACCTTCCCTTATAGCCTTCCGGACGGCCTTTATTATTTTGGTTTTCATGTGACTTTTACCTCATTTCATGAATCATATTTCTTTTTGCATTTTATAGAGTAGAATTTTTTGCATTTTATTAAAACCACACAAATTGTATTACTATTTCCCATTCTTATATTTAAACTGTTAATACTTTGTTGGGTGTTTATATACATCATCTCCTTAATATCCTAATGGTGATGCTCATGAAATTTTCAGTGTTCCCTTTTACGGCCATTGTTGGACAAGACCATCTCAAAATGGCCCTTATACTAAACGCAATTGACCCTACAATAGGTGGAGTGCTAATAAAAGGTGATAAAGGCACTGGGAAATCCACTGCCGTAAGGGCATTCGCAGAACTACTACCAGCAAGAGAAGTAGTTGATGGCTGCCCATTCAACTGCAACCCAAAGGAACATTTTCTCTGCCAAGAATGTAAAACAATCCTCGAATATGAAGGCCACTTACCCACAACAAAAAGGAGAATGTCAATAGTCGAACTCCCGGTCTCGGCCACAGAAGACATGGTAGTAGGATCACTAGACATCAAAAAAGCCCTGCAAGAAGGTGTGAAAGCCCTCGAACCTGGTATACTAGCACGAGCAAATGGTAACATACTCTACATCGACGAAGTAAACCTCCTAGACGACCATGTTGTGAATGTTTTGTTGGATGCAGCCGCAATGGGGGTTAACATTATCGAAAGGGAAGGAGTTTCGGTTTCCCACCCCTCAAGGTTCATATTGGTTGGTACAATGAACCCAGAGGAAGGAGACCTAAGACCACAGATACTTGACAGGTTCGGGCTCTGTGTAGAGGTTAAGGCCTTAACAGATCCCCAAGAAAGGCTCAAAATAATAAAGTATAGGATGGAATTTGATGAAAACCCAATAAAGTTCCAAGAAAAGTTCCAGAAAAAACAAAAAAAGCTACAAAAGAAGATAATAGCGGCTAAAAATTGGAAAAAGAAGCCAAAAAAGCAATAAAAAACATCCTAGAAGATAGAACACCAGAATATCTGCCAAAAGATTACATAAAATGGGTGGAAAAACTTTCAAAGTCCATTGATTTCTCATCAGAGAGCACTTCACTCATAAAAGCCCTAAATGCCGAATACATAAGACCAAACAGAGGAAGCGACCCTATAAAAGATCCCGAAACATACCCAACAGGTTATAGTATGTTCGCATTCGACCCAATGAAAATACCAACAGTATTATCAGAAAAAAGGGGCCGAAAGGCCGCGCAATTCCTAATCAAAGAATACCTTCAAGAATATAAAGAATACCCAGAAACTATAGGGATAATATTATGGGGATTTGAAACACTAAAAACCGGCGGAGACACAATATCAATGATACTAGAACTCCTAGGACTCCGTATAACAAGAAAATACGGTCCTTGGGTCAAAAAGTTCGAGGTAATCCCATTAGAAGAACTTGGAAGACCCAGAATTGACGTTTTAGTGAACATTTGCGGAATATTCAGGGACACACTAGGCACCCAAATAGACCTACTAAACAGAGCATTCAAAAAGGTGGCAGAACTCAAAGAGCCAGAAGACATGAACTACATAAGAAAACATTACCTCAAAGACGGATCCCTCGCAAGGATATTCGGGCCTTCACCAAGTGAATATGCCACTAACTTGCCACAGCTCATTGAAAACAGTTCCTGGGACAGGGAAGAAGAACTAACAGATGCTTACAGGGATTGCATGTCCTATGCATATCTTCCAGATGGTATAAAAAAAGAAAATAAAACCTTGCAAAAACTCTTGGCCCGTGTCGACATCGTAACCCAAGAAAGAGATAACATTGAATATGAGGTTACAGACCTCGACCATTACTATGAATTCCTCGGAGGACTTTCAAGTTCCGTCAAAGCACTTAAAGGGGAGGAAGCAAGTATAAAAGTCATAGATTCGACCGAAGAAGAAATATACGTTGAAGACCTTGAAAAGACAATTGAAAGGGCCGCCAGAACCCGCATACTCAACCCCAAATGGTTAAACGGCATGCTAAAACATGACTTCCACGGTGCAAAACACATAAAGGACAGAATCGAAAATCTA harbors:
- a CDS encoding AAA family ATPase, which encodes MKFSVFPFTAIVGQDHLKMALILNAIDPTIGGVLIKGDKGTGKSTAVRAFAELLPAREVVDGCPFNCNPKEHFLCQECKTILEYEGHLPTTKRRMSIVELPVSATEDMVVGSLDIKKALQEGVKALEPGILARANGNILYIDEVNLLDDHVVNVLLDAAAMGVNIIEREGVSVSHPSRFILVGTMNPEEGDLRPQILDRFGLCVEVKALTDPQERLKIIKYRMEFDENPIKFQEKFQKKQKKLQKKIIAAKNWKKKPKKQ
- a CDS encoding DUF763 domain-containing protein, producing the protein MRRTGHANLPLHGGHAPRWLFKRMVRLAKAITSIIIDEYGTQEFLSRISDPFWFQSFSCILGFDWHSSGTTTTTCAALKHAINPMEHGILVAGGKGKASRKTPIELRGAEKFFNLEAQDLIRTSRLVAKVDNTCIQDSYQLYHHTFIVDENGEWSVIQQGFNKKRRYARRYHWSSQKLDDFVENPHTGITSSIREGKVLNMTATKSRNARNISLEIVCDGPEHLKRYITGQTTLYNYSILEMPPNHEIRRINLSEADFQILQRAYEIQPENYETLILIRGMGPKKIRALALLSDLIYGEPPSWEDPVKYTFAHGGKDGHPYPVEKKVYDNTIQFLEEAVNESKLDKEDKLRALKSLEYFISKGSA
- a CDS encoding cobaltochelatase subunit CobN gives rise to the protein MEKEAKKAIKNILEDRTPEYLPKDYIKWVEKLSKSIDFSSESTSLIKALNAEYIRPNRGSDPIKDPETYPTGYSMFAFDPMKIPTVLSEKRGRKAAQFLIKEYLQEYKEYPETIGIILWGFETLKTGGDTISMILELLGLRITRKYGPWVKKFEVIPLEELGRPRIDVLVNICGIFRDTLGTQIDLLNRAFKKVAELKEPEDMNYIRKHYLKDGSLARIFGPSPSEYATNLPQLIENSSWDREEELTDAYRDCMSYAYLPDGIKKENKTLQKLLARVDIVTQERDNIEYEVTDLDHYYEFLGGLSSSVKALKGEEASIKVIDSTEEEIYVEDLEKTIERAARTRILNPKWLNGMLKHDFHGAKHIKDRIENLLGFSATTQKVENWVYENVADRLILDPQMRKRLLENNPFATIEIGEILLETERRGYWKTSKEKIQKIKEIILSIEYELE
- a CDS encoding DUF5654 family protein, with amino-acid sequence MSEIKKEIIKTMATLITTAFGLIAALAWNEAIKALIQLFFKAGNALTGLFVYAIIVTILAVIATIVIARSLAHLEIEMPED
- a CDS encoding DUF3147 domain-containing protein, with product MGTSIKLIFYFILGGVVVSLTTYFGSKEKGVLAAFIAMFPSVTVLTLSTIYLEAGMRPVLSYLKGLLLLTPIWILYLICLVYMVPRHGFWPALASGVALYLILAWLITFGF